The following coding sequences are from one Nicotiana tomentosiformis chromosome 3, ASM39032v3, whole genome shotgun sequence window:
- the LOC138907751 gene encoding uncharacterized protein has protein sequence MPESSYRPPAIQASSSGSTGHQGQTLGQQITSPRGYFECGDLGHMRRFYPTIWGKAVQQGQQPMISAPAVRPPRGGRQAGRGYPRGGGQAGGGQSAIVQSCGGQPARMLRYYLIQDLPIHVSYPFAHFLDVPRESLGTPVYVSTLVGNSVVMDWIYRSCVVTFCVYETRVDLLLLDMIDFKVILGMDWLSPYHAILECHAKTITLAMSELPRLEWKGSPVSIASRVISFLKARHMIEKGCLAYLAYVRDTTAESSTIDSVLVVWEFAYVFPSDLPGMPPDHDIDFRIDLAPGTQPISIPPYRMAPKELKELKKQLEKLLAKGVSCEVYTDHRILQRLFKQRDVNLR, from the exons ATGccggagagttcataccgcccaccgGCTATTCAAGCTTCTTCCAGTGGGTCgacaggccatcagggtcagacatTAGGGCAGCAGATCACCTCACCGAGGGGGTATTTTGAGTGCGGAGAtcttggtcacatgaggagattCTACCCCACGAtttggggcaaggcagtgcagcagggccaGCAGCCCATGATTTCAGCACCGGCTGTCCGGCCGCCCAGGGGCGGAAGGCAGGCTGGTAGGGgctatcctagaggtggaggccaggcagggggAGGCCAATCAGCTATTGTTCAGTCATGCGGGGGCCAGCCCGCCA ggatgcttcggtattatttgatccaggatctacctattcaTGTGTCATATCCgttcgctcattttctggatgttcctcgtgagtccttgggtactcctgtttatgtgtccactcttgtgggcaaTTCTGTGGTTATGGactggatctaccggtcctgtgtggtcacGTTCTGTGTTTACGAGACTAGAGTGGACCTTCTACTacttgatatgatcgactttaaggtcatcctgggcatggactggttatctccatatcacgccatccttgaatgccatgccaagactattaccttagcaATGTCAGAATTaccgagattggagtggaagggttccccAGTTAGTATAGCTAGTCGGgtcatctcttttctgaaggctcggcatatgatcgagaagggttgtttggcttatctagcttatgttcgggacaccaccgcagagtcttcgacgattgattcagtgctagTAGTCTGGGAGTTTGCctatgtgtttccttctgaccttccaggcatgccgccagatcatgatattgattttcgtattgatttggctccaggtacccagcctatatctatcccaccgtaccgtatggctccaaaagaattgaaagagctgaAGAAACAGCTGGAGAagttgttagcaaaggg ggtgtcatgtgaggtttatactgatcatcgcatcTTACAGcgtttgttcaagcaaagggatgtcaatttgaggtag